The following are encoded together in the Oceanobacillus zhaokaii genome:
- a CDS encoding anti-sigma regulatory factor, with amino-acid sequence MSPQSCVKIRKEWDIVSARQLGREMAKKLGFSTVDQARIATAVSELARNIYLYSEEGQICFEVLETIERKGLSMSAIDTGPGITDISQVMQDGYTTSGGLGAGLPGVKRLMDEFDIQSEVGQGTQISTVKWVR; translated from the coding sequence ATGTCCCCACAGTCCTGCGTTAAAATTAGAAAAGAATGGGATATCGTCAGTGCTAGGCAGCTCGGTAGAGAAATGGCAAAAAAACTTGGCTTCAGTACGGTTGACCAGGCTAGGATAGCAACTGCGGTATCGGAACTGGCAAGGAATATCTATTTATATTCAGAGGAAGGTCAAATTTGCTTTGAAGTATTGGAAACAATAGAACGCAAAGGGTTAAGCATGAGTGCAATTGATACAGGGCCAGGAATAACTGATATTAGCCAAGTAATGCAAGATGGTTATACCACTTCCGGTGGCCTCGGAGCAGGTCTTCCAGGTGTAAAAAGATTGATGGATGAGTTTGATATTCAGTCTGAAGTTGGACAGGGAACACAGATTAGCACAGTTAAATGGGTTCGCTAA
- a CDS encoding Tex family protein, producing MGWVAKETEIKASTVNKVIALLDEGNTVPFIARYRKEMTGGLDEVQIKSVQDKWHYAVNLLDRKQEVLRIINEQGKLTEELEREIISATQLQRVEDLYRPYKQKRRTKATIAKEKGLEPLAELIWQQEIINLNMEAENYLSEEHELHTIEDVLAGVNDIVAEWISDNAEYRDYIREETFKRGVIRSEVKDEEKDEKHVYEMYYEYHEAVRTLVSHRILALNRGEKEEVLKVTIDSPIDRINDYLLKKVVKRSTTGKVAELLTAAIEDSYKRLIQPSIEREIRNSLTEKGEEQAIDVFSVNLKNLLLQPPLKGKSILGVDPAFRTGCKLAAVDETGKVLHVGVMYPTAPKNDIAGSEKIVTELVKKFDIELIAIGNGTASRETEHFISDVIANNQLNIPYIIVNEAGASVYSASELAREEFPDLQVEQRSAASIARRVQDPLAELVKIDPKSIGVGQYQHDVSQKALNESLTFVVETAVNQVGVNVNTASSSLLQYVAGLSKTVANNIVKKRNEEGKFTNRKQLKKIPRLGAKTYEQGIGFLRIIDGEHPLDRTPIHPESYKTTESLLKMMDCELTDIGSAKLRETINTYDKHELAEKLEIGIPTLIDILDALSRPERDPRDDFPQPLLKQNVLSLEDLKPGMEMQGTVRNVVDFGVFVDIGVKQDGLVHISKMANKFVKHPMDIASVGDVVTVWVENIDADKGRIALSMVKNEK from the coding sequence ATGGGCTGGGTTGCAAAAGAAACTGAAATTAAAGCCAGCACCGTGAATAAAGTAATTGCATTATTAGATGAGGGAAATACTGTTCCTTTTATTGCTCGATATCGCAAGGAAATGACCGGCGGATTGGACGAGGTTCAAATAAAATCCGTTCAAGATAAATGGCACTATGCTGTCAATCTTTTGGATAGAAAACAGGAAGTATTAAGGATTATTAATGAGCAAGGCAAATTAACGGAGGAACTTGAGCGTGAGATAATAAGTGCAACACAATTACAAAGAGTAGAGGACCTTTATCGACCTTATAAACAAAAACGAAGAACGAAAGCGACGATTGCCAAGGAAAAAGGTTTAGAACCGTTGGCAGAACTCATCTGGCAGCAAGAAATAATTAATCTCAACATGGAAGCTGAGAATTATTTAAGTGAAGAGCATGAATTACATACAATAGAGGATGTCCTAGCTGGTGTAAATGATATTGTTGCTGAGTGGATTTCCGATAATGCCGAATATCGCGATTATATTCGTGAAGAGACATTTAAGCGTGGTGTTATCCGTTCTGAGGTAAAGGACGAGGAGAAGGACGAGAAACATGTGTATGAAATGTACTATGAATACCATGAAGCGGTTCGAACGCTTGTATCCCACCGAATATTAGCACTTAATCGCGGAGAGAAAGAAGAAGTATTAAAGGTTACCATCGATTCTCCGATTGACCGAATTAATGATTATTTACTAAAAAAAGTAGTAAAAAGATCAACAACAGGGAAAGTAGCTGAATTATTAACCGCTGCAATCGAGGATAGCTATAAACGGTTAATTCAACCATCGATTGAAAGGGAAATTCGTAATAGCTTAACGGAAAAAGGAGAAGAACAGGCAATCGACGTCTTCTCTGTAAATCTTAAAAACCTATTACTCCAGCCACCGTTAAAGGGCAAGTCTATTTTAGGAGTTGATCCTGCATTTCGAACAGGTTGTAAGCTTGCTGCTGTTGATGAAACAGGGAAAGTTTTGCATGTTGGAGTAATGTATCCGACAGCACCAAAAAATGATATCGCTGGTTCAGAGAAAATCGTAACAGAATTAGTGAAGAAATTTGATATAGAGCTGATTGCAATTGGAAATGGGACGGCATCACGAGAAACAGAGCATTTTATTTCTGATGTAATCGCAAATAATCAGTTGAATATACCATACATTATCGTGAATGAGGCTGGTGCAAGTGTCTATTCAGCATCGGAATTGGCACGTGAGGAATTCCCCGATTTACAAGTTGAGCAAAGAAGTGCAGCTTCCATTGCTCGTCGGGTACAGGATCCATTGGCAGAGCTTGTTAAAATTGATCCGAAATCAATCGGTGTTGGCCAGTATCAGCATGATGTTAGTCAGAAGGCATTAAATGAATCATTAACGTTTGTAGTTGAAACAGCGGTTAACCAAGTAGGAGTTAATGTAAATACTGCCTCCTCCTCACTTTTGCAATATGTAGCTGGCCTAAGCAAGACTGTAGCGAATAATATTGTGAAGAAACGAAATGAAGAAGGTAAATTTACTAACCGTAAACAATTGAAAAAAATTCCACGACTCGGTGCAAAGACTTACGAACAGGGAATTGGTTTCTTACGTATTATTGATGGAGAACATCCACTTGATCGAACACCAATCCATCCTGAAAGCTATAAAACGACCGAAAGTCTGTTGAAGATGATGGATTGTGAGCTTACCGATATAGGTTCAGCGAAGCTACGTGAAACAATCAATACTTATGATAAGCATGAGCTTGCTGAGAAATTAGAAATCGGCATACCAACACTAATCGATATACTTGATGCGTTAAGTCGTCCGGAGAGAGATCCGCGCGATGATTTTCCACAGCCATTGTTAAAGCAAAACGTTTTATCATTGGAAGACTTAAAACCTGGCATGGAAATGCAGGGAACCGTACGAAATGTTGTCGATTTCGGAGTGTTCGTCGATATTGGTGTAAAACAAGACGGCCTTGTTCATATCTCGAAGATGGCGAATAAATTTGTGAAGCACCCAATGGATATTGCTTCTGTTGGTGATGTTGTAACAGTCTGGGTTGAGAATATTGATGCTGACAAAGGCAGAATCGCTTTATCTATGGTTAAGAATGAAAAATAA
- a CDS encoding PP2C family protein-serine/threonine phosphatase has product MDKIMDLDIAHYKTLLKDYITNQSEQSLYGVELVSKSFIKNNILPDEIVNLHIQALGELYPNLNLDVKHSMDFLLEAMISYGLSLQEVQMLREEQLALKSEISVAASMQETLLGTTIPEVEGLDIGVISVPANQMNGDYHHFVKGNDGSIGIAMADVIGKGIPAALCMSMIKYAIDSFPEDKMSPGMILKNLNRVVERNVDPSMFITMVYSQYHPLESKLKYASAGHEPGFYYNAKNGTFVELETEGLLLGVLPDTDYKQYELEIHENDMLIFLTDGVTECRDGERFIEMEEVLNVIKQYIDLPAQELVTNVYKHFERLQNFQLADDFTLLILRKEV; this is encoded by the coding sequence ATGGATAAAATTATGGACTTGGACATCGCTCATTATAAAACACTGCTTAAAGACTATATAACAAATCAAAGCGAACAATCCTTATATGGTGTAGAACTAGTTAGTAAATCTTTTATTAAAAATAATATACTTCCGGATGAAATCGTGAACTTACACATCCAAGCATTAGGCGAATTATACCCGAATTTAAACCTCGATGTAAAACATTCCATGGATTTTTTACTAGAAGCAATGATTTCCTATGGTCTTTCACTTCAGGAAGTCCAAATGTTAAGAGAAGAACAGCTTGCACTTAAATCAGAAATATCTGTAGCAGCTAGTATGCAGGAAACTCTTCTAGGAACTACAATACCAGAAGTAGAAGGTTTGGATATTGGTGTTATTAGTGTTCCTGCGAACCAAATGAATGGTGATTATCACCACTTTGTGAAGGGAAATGATGGCTCTATCGGAATCGCAATGGCTGATGTCATTGGAAAGGGCATACCAGCAGCATTGTGTATGTCAATGATCAAATACGCGATTGATAGCTTCCCAGAGGATAAGATGAGCCCAGGGATGATATTAAAAAATCTAAATCGAGTGGTTGAGCGAAATGTAGATCCTAGTATGTTTATCACGATGGTCTATTCACAATATCATCCCTTAGAAAGTAAACTTAAGTATGCTTCAGCGGGTCATGAACCCGGTTTTTACTATAATGCCAAGAATGGAACTTTTGTCGAACTAGAAACGGAAGGGCTATTATTAGGTGTATTACCTGATACGGATTACAAACAATATGAATTAGAAATTCATGAAAATGATATGTTGATTTTCTTAACAGATGGTGTGACGGAGTGCAGGGATGGAGAGCGATTTATTGAGATGGAAGAAGTGCTAAACGTCATAAAACAGTATATTGATTTACCTGCACAAGAGCTGGTAACCAATGTGTACAAGCATTTTGAACGATTGCAAAACTTTCAATTAGCGGATGATTTCACATTACTTATTTTGCGAAAAGAAGTTTAA
- a CDS encoding STAS domain-containing protein: MPIPILKLYNYLLISIQTEIDDKTAIQFQEDLLDKIHKTGATGVVIDLTSVEIIDSFIAKVLGDVITMSDLMGAKVVLTGIQPAVAITLIDLGIHMQKVATALDLEQGLIKLYQELGV, encoded by the coding sequence TTGCCTATCCCTATTCTAAAACTATACAATTACTTATTGATTTCAATTCAAACAGAAATAGACGATAAAACAGCAATCCAGTTTCAGGAAGATTTATTAGATAAGATACACAAAACCGGTGCTACAGGAGTTGTAATTGACTTGACATCTGTAGAAATAATTGATTCCTTTATTGCGAAGGTTTTGGGCGATGTAATCACAATGTCAGACCTTATGGGGGCGAAAGTAGTTCTAACAGGTATTCAGCCAGCAGTAGCGATAACATTAATCGACCTTGGTATCCATATGCAAAAGGTAGCTACAGCATTGGATTTAGAACAAGGCCTAATTAAACTGTACCAAGAGTTGGGGGTATAA
- a CDS encoding type II toxin-antitoxin system PemK/MazF family toxin, with translation MIVQRGEVYFADLSPVVGSEQGGVRPVLILQNDIGNRFSPTVIVAAITAQIQKAKLPTHVEIDAKRYGFERNSVILLEQIRTLDKQRLTDKITKLDNEMMKKINQAVEISLGLKDIYNGH, from the coding sequence TTGATTGTTCAAAGAGGCGAGGTATATTTTGCAGACCTTTCTCCTGTTGTTGGATCAGAGCAGGGGGGCGTTCGTCCGGTGTTGATCCTACAAAATGATATCGGTAATCGTTTTAGTCCAACTGTCATAGTTGCAGCAATTACCGCACAAATCCAAAAGGCTAAATTACCAACACATGTCGAGATCGATGCGAAACGATATGGGTTTGAACGTAATTCAGTCATCTTGTTAGAACAAATTCGGACGTTAGATAAGCAAAGATTAACTGATAAGATTACAAAGTTAGATAATGAAATGATGAAGAAAATTAATCAAGCAGTAGAGATAAGCCTTGGACTCAAGGATATTTATAATGGCCATTAG
- a CDS encoding SpoIIE family protein phosphatase: protein MNTSQKVDVSVFQKAKQGNYYCGDSYFYAESDNEFICAIADGLGNGEFAKESSQIIVDIIKENLGVSVEQLVELCNKKLQGKRGAVLGILKINFNSQRYTYSSIGNIGVITVMKNKKKKRNIPNAGYLAGIKRTFKVEEGKIESGMSFIMYSDGVSDKELSQDYFTLDNVHRITETFAQEGLKARDDDTTLIVMRYEA, encoded by the coding sequence TTGAATACAAGTCAGAAGGTAGATGTTTCTGTATTTCAAAAGGCCAAGCAAGGAAATTATTACTGTGGTGACAGTTATTTTTATGCAGAATCAGATAATGAATTTATTTGTGCGATCGCTGATGGATTAGGAAATGGTGAATTCGCCAAAGAATCCTCGCAGATTATAGTTGATATTATAAAAGAGAACCTCGGGGTTTCTGTCGAGCAGTTAGTGGAGCTTTGCAATAAAAAGCTGCAAGGAAAACGCGGTGCAGTTCTTGGCATTTTGAAAATTAATTTCAATTCACAGAGGTATACCTACTCTTCAATTGGGAATATTGGGGTAATAACTGTCATGAAAAATAAAAAGAAGAAACGTAATATCCCAAATGCTGGATATTTAGCAGGCATCAAACGTACCTTTAAAGTTGAAGAGGGGAAAATTGAATCTGGAATGAGCTTTATAATGTATTCTGATGGCGTATCGGATAAAGAGCTTTCACAAGATTATTTTACTCTTGATAATGTTCATCGAATCACGGAGACCTTTGCACAGGAAGGCTTAAAAGCAAGAGATGATGATACAACTTTAATCGTAATGCGTTATGAAGCATGA
- a CDS encoding anti-sigma factor antagonist, which produces MDLTVNIHEEAGKFIMNLSGEIDAYTAPKLKEDLLPLTKLTGNIIEVNLENVEYMDSTGLGIFVSALKSTKENNSSMKLVNLQDRVLRLFKITGLDKIIDIDTAIRGGSVNGKL; this is translated from the coding sequence ATGGATTTAACAGTGAACATTCATGAAGAAGCAGGTAAATTTATTATGAATTTATCTGGCGAGATCGATGCATATACTGCACCAAAATTAAAAGAGGATCTCTTACCATTGACAAAGCTAACTGGAAATATTATTGAGGTCAACTTAGAAAATGTTGAGTATATGGATAGTACAGGACTAGGTATATTTGTAAGTGCATTGAAGTCGACAAAGGAAAACAATAGCAGTATGAAATTAGTAAATTTACAAGACCGTGTATTACGATTGTTTAAAATTACGGGATTAGATAAAATTATCGATATAGATACAGCGATTCGAGGTGGAAGTGTAAATGGAAAACTTTGA
- a CDS encoding CopG family ribbon-helix-helix protein, producing the protein MSESLQEVVVKLPKNLLNEVDGLMQYENSNLSDFICQATKNYLQHKKDEHIQQFHETMQRGYVEMGRINLTIASEAFQAEEEADYTLERSVIGV; encoded by the coding sequence TTGTCAGAGAGCTTGCAGGAAGTGGTAGTAAAATTACCAAAAAACCTACTAAATGAGGTGGATGGATTAATGCAGTATGAAAATAGTAATTTAAGTGATTTCATATGTCAGGCTACGAAAAACTATCTACAACATAAAAAAGATGAGCATATACAACAATTTCATGAAACAATGCAGCGAGGTTACGTAGAAATGGGCCGCATTAATCTGACAATTGCTTCAGAAGCTTTTCAGGCTGAAGAGGAGGCTGATTACACCTTAGAGCGCTCTGTGATCGGGGTGTAA
- a CDS encoding RsbT co-antagonist protein RsbRA — MKTKLMQIAIENSDEIVQMWLEKLDSLKRDEFKTTTSDELFESTNREFVNVIFTSIKQRGSLIEIVTFSEKLITLGWPLSYITDGLQIFRRVTIDFILSKSDQVDTNFFSEVLASVDEWVEPIIHQLVNEYTGSWEHILSIQRIALQELSAPLIPVTDGITIMPLIGTIDTERAKLIMENLLEGVIKHNSEVVLIDITGVPVVDTMVAHHIIQAAEAVRLVGANCILVGIRPEIAQTIVNLGIDLTNLPTKSSLKKGFISALEITNRKVINLKPKEDGIEEMINALQGE; from the coding sequence ATGAAAACTAAGTTGATGCAAATTGCTATCGAAAATAGTGATGAGATTGTACAAATGTGGTTAGAAAAATTGGATTCATTGAAAAGAGATGAATTTAAAACTACTACATCTGATGAATTATTTGAAAGTACAAACCGTGAATTTGTAAATGTGATATTTACAAGTATTAAACAGCGAGGGTCATTAATTGAGATCGTCACATTTTCGGAAAAGCTTATTACATTAGGATGGCCGTTAAGTTATATCACTGATGGCTTACAAATTTTTAGACGGGTGACCATTGACTTTATTCTAAGTAAATCAGATCAGGTGGACACGAACTTCTTTTCAGAGGTGCTTGCAAGTGTAGATGAATGGGTAGAACCGATTATTCATCAATTGGTTAATGAATACACTGGCAGCTGGGAACATATTCTGTCCATTCAACGAATCGCATTACAAGAATTGTCAGCACCACTTATACCAGTGACGGATGGAATTACGATCATGCCTTTAATTGGTACGATTGATACAGAACGTGCAAAACTAATTATGGAGAACTTGCTTGAAGGAGTAATCAAGCATAATTCAGAAGTAGTACTGATTGATATTACTGGTGTTCCAGTAGTTGATACGATGGTAGCTCACCATATTATCCAAGCAGCGGAAGCGGTACGATTGGTTGGTGCAAATTGTATTCTTGTTGGTATTCGACCTGAAATTGCACAGACTATTGTAAATCTCGGTATCGATTTAACTAATTTACCGACAAAAAGCTCATTGAAGAAAGGGTTTATTAGTGCATTAGAAATTACTAATCGAAAAGTTATTAATCTGAAACCTAAAGAAGATGGCATTGAAGAAATGATAAATGCTTTACAAGGAGAGTGA
- the sigB gene encoding RNA polymerase sigma factor SigB, whose amino-acid sequence MTTKSQPHNKGRDEVYQWIEFLQKEPTDEVVQEKIVLTYKNLVESIARKYSRNSMIHEDLVQVGMIGLLAAVRRYDATFGKSFESFAVPTIIGEIKRFIRDKTWSVHVPRRIKELGPKIKRAVDELTTANQKSPSIKEIAEYLEASEEEILETMEMSKSYKALSVDRKVEGDSDGGTVAILDIVGNTDDGYDNVDQKIILEKILPILSEREQEILKYTYFENLSQKETGEILGISQMHVSRLQRRSLRKLREAIQSESTEVFD is encoded by the coding sequence ATGACAACCAAATCTCAACCACACAATAAAGGAAGAGATGAGGTTTACCAATGGATTGAATTTCTACAAAAAGAGCCGACAGATGAAGTGGTGCAAGAAAAAATTGTGCTTACATATAAAAATCTTGTAGAATCAATTGCTAGAAAATACTCAAGGAATAGTATGATTCATGAAGATCTAGTACAGGTAGGTATGATTGGATTACTAGCAGCAGTTAGAAGATATGATGCCACATTTGGTAAATCCTTTGAATCCTTTGCTGTTCCAACCATTATAGGAGAGATAAAACGATTCATTCGCGATAAGACTTGGAGTGTACATGTACCAAGACGTATTAAAGAATTAGGACCAAAGATAAAAAGGGCTGTAGATGAATTAACAACTGCAAATCAAAAGTCTCCCTCCATTAAAGAAATAGCAGAATATCTCGAAGCATCAGAAGAGGAAATCTTAGAAACAATGGAAATGAGTAAAAGCTATAAAGCACTTTCCGTTGATCGCAAGGTTGAAGGAGATTCAGACGGTGGTACGGTTGCCATATTGGATATTGTCGGTAATACTGACGATGGTTATGATAACGTAGATCAAAAAATTATTCTTGAAAAGATTCTCCCTATCCTTTCTGAGCGCGAACAAGAAATATTAAAATATACATATTTCGAAAATCTAAGTCAGAAGGAAACTGGCGAAATCCTTGGTATTTCGCAAATGCATGTATCGCGTCTGCAACGGCGTTCATTACGTAAGCTTAGGGAAGCGATTCAGTCTGAGAGCACGGAGGTTTTCGATTGA
- the rsbW gene encoding anti-sigma B factor RsbW → MENFDFIEMKIPAKAEYVGVIRLSLSGIANRMGFSYEDIEDLKVSISEAITNAVTHAYKDGDQGEITIGFGVYENKLEIMVADHGGSFNIKKIKDDIGPYVGNESVEDLREGGFGLFLINALMDEVRINNNYGVIVLMTKYLYEAEVDIDDNQISTTQ, encoded by the coding sequence ATGGAAAACTTTGATTTTATTGAGATGAAGATTCCTGCAAAAGCAGAATATGTTGGTGTCATTCGTTTGAGTTTGTCTGGAATTGCAAATCGGATGGGATTTTCTTATGAAGATATTGAAGATTTAAAAGTATCCATCTCTGAAGCAATTACAAATGCAGTAACACATGCGTATAAAGATGGTGATCAAGGTGAGATTACCATTGGGTTTGGAGTTTATGAGAATAAACTGGAAATCATGGTTGCTGACCATGGCGGCAGCTTTAATATAAAGAAAATAAAAGATGATATTGGACCATATGTGGGTAATGAATCTGTTGAAGATTTAAGAGAAGGGGGCTTCGGTCTGTTTCTTATTAATGCATTAATGGATGAAGTACGCATCAACAATAACTATGGTGTCATAGTACTAATGACTAAGTATTTATACGAAGCAGAGGTGGATATTGATGACAACCAAATCTCAACCACACAATAA